Genomic window (Chryseobacterium sp. H1D6B):
CCTACAATACTTTCGATCCATCTGAATCCTTTTGCCTGAAGCAGTAATATAATAAGGACATCTACTGTAGTAATAACAATTCCCCACGTCAGAGGAATATGGAAGAGTAAGTTTAATGCAATGGCTGAACCTATCACTTCCGCTAAATCACATGCAGCAATGGCTATTTCGCAGAATACCCAAAGCATAAAATTGGTTTTTGGACCAAAATGATCTCTGCAGGCCTGTGCTAAATCTCTTTCTGCAACGACGCCTAATTTCACAGATAAATGCTGTAAAACCATTGCGAAAATATTCGAAATAAGAATTACAGAGAGCAGGGTGTAGCCGAATTGTGCACCGCCGGCAATATCTGTAGCCCAGTTTCCAGGATCCATATATCCGACAGCAACCATCAATCCAGGCCCTGCAAAAGCCAAATATTTCCTCCAAAAACTTCCGTTTTTTGGAACATTAATAGAGGAGTAAACTTCTGGTAATGAATGAGAAGTTTTATCTTTTCGCCAAGGGCGTTTTGCTTGAAAATTCATAAATGTTAGAAATGACTAACAAATGTAGTTAAATAAATGAAAAATCAAAATGTATCACATAAAAAATCCCGAAAAATATTTTCGGGATTTCTATAATTTATTCTTAAAGATTATTTTGCAAATCTGATAGACATTTTTCTGTCAGCTGCTCTTTCAGCATCAGAAGCTTTAGCATCTACTTTAGCAAACTGGCTTCCGTAACCTTCAGCTCCTAAAACTTGACCTCCAAGTTTTTGTTTTGTCAGCCATTCTTTAATAAAGTTAGCTCTAGCTGTAGAAAGTTTCACATTGCTGGTTTCATTTCCTGTTTTATCAGTATATCCGCCAATTTTAATTTTCGCATCAGGAAAAGCTTTTAAAATCGCTGCTAAATTATCAAGCTGTCCTTGAGAACCTGCTTCTAATTCTGTAGAGCTTCCCATTTTGAAGTTAACATGATCGAAATCATACCAAGTATCTTTCAAAGCGGCATCATCTTTAGCATTTTTATAACCGTCAGATTTCAAGAATGCGATCATTTTATCTTCCATACCTCCTTTGTAGCCTTTAAGAGCCATGCCGTTCAGGTCGATATTCTCATCAACTTTTGCAGCAGATGTGCTTGTCATAGCTGTATCAGTTGAGTTCATTACTTTTGCTGTATCAGAAGACATTTTGGTTGAATCTACAGCAACAGTTGTAGTCGTAGTCTTCTTTTTCTCACACTGTTTCCATAAGAAATATCCAGCTGCTAATAGTAATAGGAGCGGAAGAAGCCATTTCCAGATGGATCCGCCTCCGCCGTTATTGTTATTATTAGTGTCATTATATGAAGCGGTAGGAGATACACTTCTTGTAACTTCTACTTTAGGCTCATCCACAGAGGAAACTTTTACTTTGTCATCACTTCCTCCAAACCAGCTTCCTAGATTTAGGGTGGCTAGAGAAAGTCCTGCAGGTAATAAAGTAGAAACAATTCCTTTCTGGTCATTTAATAAATTAGAAATTCCAGATTTATCTAAATTATTATCAGCCGCGTATTTTCCAATAGAACCTACTGTAGCT
Coding sequences:
- a CDS encoding OmpA family protein translates to MSLNVIDLIKGQLGPALISQSASQLGESESGISKAIGGLLPAVVGGLANNSSNPGVLDAITGASSSGILGDLLGGASNSPVISNLLSSVFGDKLNGLVNTIASYAGISNNSSSSLLGMVTGATVGSIGKYAADNNLDKSGISNLLNDQKGIVSTLLPAGLSLATLNLGSWFGGSDDKVKVSSVDEPKVEVTRSVSPTASYNDTNNNNNGGGGSIWKWLLPLLLLLAAGYFLWKQCEKKKTTTTTVAVDSTKMSSDTAKVMNSTDTAMTSTSAAKVDENIDLNGMALKGYKGGMEDKMIAFLKSDGYKNAKDDAALKDTWYDFDHVNFKMGSSTELEAGSQGQLDNLAAILKAFPDAKIKIGGYTDKTGNETSNVKLSTARANFIKEWLTKQKLGGQVLGAEGYGSQFAKVDAKASDAERAADRKMSIRFAK